CGCGGAGAATCGCAGCGACCTGCTGGTCTTCGAAGCGCTGGACATCGGCCACGGCCCCATCGCGACCGCGGCCGTGCCACGGCGTGTCCCCTTCGGGTTCCATGGAAACTGGGTGGTGGACGCTTCCGCGCCACGCCCTGGTGCCCAGGAGGCTTGACGGGACGCCGGGGGTCGCGCAGAAAGAGGCCCGGTACCCCTTGACGACGCCCCCACTACCCATTGCCCGCTTCTCGACGGAGGCACTGCCCGAGGCGGAGCGCTTCGGGGCGTGGCACGACGCCATGTCGGCGCTGTACGAGGTCTCTTCCTCCACGGACGCGGCCCGGGGCCGGTTCCGTGCCAGGGCCACCTGCATCCAGCTCGGACCGATGATTCTGGGCACCATGCGCGCGGATGCGCTGGCGTATGAGCGCTCGCCCGCAAGAATCCGCTCGGACTCGCTCGACCATTTCATCCTGGGATTGGCCGACGGGGAGGTGCTGATCCAGGACCTGGGTCAGCCGCTGTCCCTGCCGATGGGGCCCCTGTCGGGCGCCTGCATTGTCCTGCCCCGGAGCATGATGGCCCAGGTGCTGCCCGCGACCGAGACGCTGCATGGTGCCCGGCTGACGGGCGGAATGGCGCGGTTGCTCCTGGAGCACACGCAGTCCCTGATTCGTGCCGCGCCTGCGCTGACGGCCAGCCAGGCGCCGCAACTGGCCCGCGCTACCCAGCAGGTCATCGCGGCGTGTCTGATGCCGACACGGGCGACCCTCGGTGGAGTCCGGCCACACCTCCAGGCCACGGCGCTGGTGCGCGCACGGCGCTTCATCGAGCTGAACCTGACGGAGCCGGACCTCTCGTCGGCGCGAATCAGCGCGGCCGTGGGAGTCTCGCGCTCGGTCCTCTACGAGCTCTTCGCGCCATTCCAGGGGGTCGCACGATACATCCTGGGGCGTCGCCTCGAGCGCATCCACTCCGCCCTGGCGGACTCCGGTGAGCACCGCCGTATCGCGGACGTCGCATCGGAATTCGGGTTGATGAACGAGGCCCACTTCAGCCGGGTCTTCCGGAAGCGATTCGGCTATGCGCCAAGGGAGATTCGCGGCACGGGGTTGGGAAGGCCGGTGCAGCCCCGTGCTCGGGGCGCAGACGCCGAGACCAGGTCTCAGCGCCTGGAGTTCCCGATGTGGGTCGAGCAGCTGCGTGAGTAGACGACGTCCCGGCGCTCACCACTCCGGCACCTTGTCGGCACCAACAACCGACTACGTCTCCGTCATGGTGTCATGGGCCATATCGAATTTTCATCCACCCCCGTCACCGATCTTCCCGAGGGCCAGACTCGCCTCCGAGCGAACCTGTTCAATCTCGCTCTTCTCCAAGTGGCGAAGCACGAGGACAGCACGCTTCCGCAATTCGCCGTTCCTCGTCTCCCTGGCGAGGACTCCGAGTCCATGCGGGACGAAAGCTCTCGCCGGCAGGGACGCGACTCCCGCCAGCTTCACGAGTGCATCCAGCGCGGCTCGGTCGCCATAGCGGCCTCCAAGGAGCTCTCCGATGACGAATGCCCCCATCGGATTGAAGCCCTTGTCGAAGTGGGCAACCAGCAATGGCCGGAGCGTCTCTCGCTGACTCGACGAGAGGAGATTCCAACTGTCTCCAACCTCTTTCACGAACTGCCAGGTGTCCTCGTGCATCCAGAATGCCGGATCAGCAAGAAGTGACGTGTATCGCTCGAACGCGTCTTCAGGGAATTTGTCGTACCGACACAGCCCGAGTTCGAGCTCTATCAAAAGGCTGAACAGCTTGCCTCCGGACCCAGCATGAACTTCTGCCCGAATAGCATCGAGCACATCCGCCGGTTCGCGCCCGATCGGTATGCCGTCAGGGGGCTGTGAGTTTCCTCGCTTGATCCATTCGATTGCCCTGGACGCCTCATCGCCCACGGAGCCCAGCCATCCTTCAACGGGCGTCTGGTCCCTGAGCATTCCTTGAAGCACTGGGACGATCGGCAGATATTTGGTCGAGCCAAGCGCATTGACGGCGCAGTATCGGACCTCGGGCGAATCGTCTTTCAAGGCCTCCTGAAGAGCATCGACGGCGGCTTTGAACTCCTTGGAATCGGTCTCGATCTTTTCGAACAAGTAGGAGATGCACTCCGCGGCCTGACCTCGAACCTTGGGGTGCTCCTTCTGGTCCGAGAGAATCCGGATCATGAGGTCCCACAAGCTGACGTCGCCATGCCAGGTCAGCGCATAGAGGATACCCTGTCGCACCTCGACATGCTCCTCGCTGGCGAGCAACTCGAGCAGCCTCGCCGTCGTCGAGCTGTCCGCCGAAAGCAGCTTCGCCGCCTCAACGATGTCCCCGCGGTCCGGTCCTCGGATGTTCCTCAGTGCGGCTTCCCTCTGCTCTTCGGGCAAGGGCTCTCTCTGACTCATACGCGTATTCCGATCTTCGCCACCCCATGGGAGTGGACCGTGTACCAGGAGCATAGGCGGCATGGGAGCCCTGTTGCGGGCGAGGGCCGGGGTAGGTGGTCGTCCAGGAGGGCCGCGCGACACGCATTGGACGGTGCAGGAGGGCCCCGAGGAGGCCCGCCCGTCGCGCTCCAGGCACACCCCTCCCCTGCGCAGGCGACCGCTCGCCTTGGGCTCCGCCAGAGAGCGCATCCCTCAGCCGTGCGTCACTCCCACAGCGCCTGCTGCGCTGGCCCCCTGGCTGCCGCATCTGAAGCTGGTGCCTCCTCCTCGCCCGGGGCCGCCGCTGCGGAGACCAGAAATGGTCGGACTCTCGCCTCCGGAGCAAACACGCCATGGACGCAGTCACGGCTGGGGCCTGGAGGCGTGATGGCGCAGCACATCTTCGGGCCGGACATGGCGACGCTGTAACACGGCATCCACGAGGTGTTCCCGCACGTGAAGGCGATTCCGTCGTACGGGAACGGGTTGACGGTGATGGCCTCGATGGACCCGCTAGAGCCGCGCCAGCGAGAGCTGTTCATGCAGCGCTATGACGAGGGCCGTGCGCTGCTGGGAACCATTGGCATCAAGAACGGGCTGATGGGCTTCGAGCGGCTGGTGCTGCTGGGAGACCAGACGCTGAAGGAGCTGTCCTCGCGCGCGCCGGCGTTCCGCAACAGCGACGACATGCCGGCGCTGGAGTTCCGCCGGCTCCCGGGCCAGTTGGGCCTCTTCTACTCGAACAACTGAACCCTCCTGCGCCCAACCGCAGGAGGGAGTCGATGCAGACGAAGTGCTCCCAGGAAGCCTCTCAGGGCGAGTAGAGCTCCGCCGAGGAGAGGTAGCTGCCTCCGGTGGTGTAGCCTCCCGTCACGAGCACTCTCCCCGAGGTCAGCAGGGTGGTGCCCGGAGCCGAGCGTGCCACGGACAGGGGCGCCGTCGAAGACCAGGTGTCGGTAGCGGGGTCATACTGCCGTTCGACTCGGCCAGGTCGACGACAATGGGTGTCATGTCGGAAGCGGAGATGGTGACCGTGACGCGAGTGACGTCCCTGGCGGAGAGGGCTTGCTGGACGGCGGCGGCGAAGCTGACGCTACCGGGCGCCTCCAGCGCGCGAGACACGGATCATCGCGTCGGCGCTCACGGGCAGTCCGTGATCCATGCGCGTACGGGTGATGTACTCCTCTCCGAGACCAGCGTTCGCCAGCTCGGTCAGCTCCCGCGCGCGTGCGGCGTTGGCCTTCTTGAATATGAAGTTCGAGGCGATCGAGACGACCATGCACGCCAACCCGGCCCAGACCGCCAACGCGCTGCCCTCGCCTCCCCCGACGCAGAAGAGCACGAGACCGAGCGCGAGCAGCGTGCTGCGCATCAACGCCGCAGCCACCGACTTCCTGCTGGTGGGGATGGGAACACCCACCCACCCCTCGCTATCGCTGGACCACGACGAAATAGCTCTCGATGGGAACGAGCGGCACGAGGTTGATGTGGAAGAACTTGGTCGCGACGTGACCCAGCTCCGGCACCACGTCCACCTTCCCGAACAACCACGTGCCTCTGACGGAAACCCCCATTTTTGTCTCCTGTTCGAACGCAATGGGCGAATCCACGCATCGAGGCGCGCCATCACCGCGAGTCCGCGCTCCCTACAATACCCCTCCGCCAACTACGACAACTTCATGATGGCGCTCGTGCCTCGGATTTCGCTCAAGCTGGCGGGAGTCGTCGTGTTCGTCGCCACGACGGTCTACTATCTGCTTCCCGAGCATCCAGTCAGGGCCCTTTTCCTGGCAGTGGCTGGCGCGAGCTGCTGCCTCCTGGCCATTTTGCTCTGTAGCCGTGTCCCCCTTCGAGCCCGGGTCGGGTGAACGAAGTGGCTCCCGGGACGGTGCCCGGGGAGCCGGGAAGCTTCTTTGACGATACACCGCCCGTCGTCCGTCCGGGGCAACTTCGCCGCTCGCTGGAGGTTGGCGAGCCTCGGGTCCCGGGAGGATGAGAGAGCTGGGGTGCCGTCGAGCCGGAACAGCACCCGTCTGACCTGCACCGCCAGCAGCCCCGCCACGTGCACCCGGTACGCGTGCTCCTACGGCTACGGCGCCATCAGGTGGAAGCGTTGGCAGATGTTGTCCAACCAGCTCCACTGCGCGATGTCGGTGCCATCGGCGAGGCCACAGCTGGCCAGGTCGACGACCTTGCCGCTGTGCCGCGCGACCAACCGCACCGAGCCATCGGCGAGGAAATCGACGCGCCATTGACTCTGGGTGCCCGAGCACATTGTTCAACCAGGCCCACTGGCGCACGTTGGTGCCGTCGCCGGTGCCACAATCCGCCACATCCAGCACCTTGTTGCTGGTGCGGTTGACCAGCCGGTAGTAGCCGTCCGCGGAGGGGTCGAGCATCCACTCGGTGGAGGTCGTGCCGCAGGCGTACTGTGCCACGTCGGCCCCGTCCGAGCCGGAGCTGCCGGTCACTCCCGCGCACAGGCCGCTGCCGCGGTTGACCAGCTGGTACGCCGCACCTCGAACCGCGGTGGTGATGGGTCCGTGTTCCCCCGATGGAACGGCCAGCGCGGTGCTGGTCGACACGGGGGAGCCGAAGGTGCGGTGCGTCACCGGTGCTGCGTCTCGAGCCCGTTCACTTCCGGACAAGCGGGTTCGCGCTCGCTCTGAAGCGGCTTGCGCCTCAATCCCCGCTTGGGGAACGGCCCCAGGCTCGTAGCGCGCGAGGATTGGGGTAGAACGGAGGCCCCCTTCCAGGCGCCGGAGTCGAACATGACCGTCGAAGACTGCTTGCCCGCGGACCTCAGAGGACCCACCACCACCGTCACCCGGATCGCCGCGGGGCTCTCGGGTGCTGGCGTCTACCGCGTCGACGCCGCCGGGCAGTCGTACGTGCTCAAGATCGCCAGCGAGGCCGAGGACGAAGCCGACTGGCACCGCGCGATCCACATCCAGCGGCTCGCCGCCGACGCGGGCCTCGCACCTCGCATCTTCCACGTCGATGAGACGCGGCGCGCGGTCCTGACCGCCTTCGTCGTCGACCGTTCGTTCGTGGCCTTCTTCCGCGACCCGCGCACCCATGAAGCCGCGCTCGCCCAGCTTGGCCGCACCGTGCGCCGCATCCACTCGCTCCCCCTCCCCGCCGACATGCGCATGCGCGAGCCCCGCGAGTTCCTCGTCCAGATCTGGAAGGGCTTCCTGGCCGACTTCGCCCTCCCGGCCTTCACCGTCGGAGCGGTCCAGCGCGTGCTCTCCGAGGAGCCACCTGCCAGCGAACGCCCCCTGGTCCTCGGCCACAACGACCTCAACCCCTCCAACCTCGTCTACGACGGCGAGTCGATCCTGCTGCTCGACTGGGCCACCGCCGCGCCAATGGACCCCTTCTACGATCTCGCGGTGCTCTCCGTCTTCCTGCGCATGGACGAAGGCACCTGCCTGCGATTGCTCTCGGCCTACGACGACAAGCGGTTCACCGAGCTCCCCAACCGCTTCATCTACACCCGCCGGCTGGCGGCGACACTCGCCGGCACGATGCAACTGTACCTCGCCCGCCAGATGAAGCACGCGGGAGCCACCGGCGCGGAAACGCCCGACTCCACGCCCTCGCTCGGCGAGTTCTATCAGCGGATGATGTCCGGCGCGCTGAAGCTCGGCACCGCGGACGGCCAATGGGCGTTCGGTCTCGCGCTGCTGAAGGAGAGCCTCGCGCTGTGAGCGGGCATCCCCTGGAACAACCCCTCAGGGTCAGGAGAGGCTCGAGGCCACGACACGGGGAAGCAGCACCTCCGCCCGCTCCGCCAGGACCTGGATATGCGGGGCCGGCTGGGTCCCAGCGGGGTCGATGCTGAAGACGGGAATGCGGCGCTTGAGGGCCAGGGCGCTGATGCGAGCTGTCACTCCGACGGAAAACGAGGTTCCGACGAATACAATCAGGCTGCTCTTCCTCGCCTGGTGGAGCACCCGCTCGAACTGATACGCCTCGTGCTCCGTGTAGAGCTCGTCGAACCACAAGACGTGCGGGCGAAGCCTGCTGCGGCAGAGAGGACAACGCGGCACGGTTTCACGGCTCGGGTCGGCGTGGAGCGGCCCGAAATCCACCGACGCCATGGGCACCGTGCCGCTCGGCGGGCCGTTGGCGCAGTTGCGGCGCGTGCACCGCGCCTGGTCCAGACTGCCGTGCACCTTCACCAGGGCACGGCTGCCCGCCTGCTCATGGAGCGTATCGATATTCTGGGTGACGAGGAGGAACTCGCGCCCGTGGCGCTCCTGCCAGCGCTCCCACTCGGCGAGGGCCAGGTGCGCCTCGTTCGGTCTGGCTCCGCGAGCCCGCTCGAACCGCTGGAGGTACCACAACCAGGACTCCTCTGGAGCCCTCCGGAAGAAGGCAAGAGTGCCCTTCTCCATCACGTCATTCGCCCACACCGCGCCGGGGTCCGTCCCTCGGAACGTGGGCAGGCCGCTGGCCAGGCTGACGCCCGCCCCCGTGACGACGAGGAGGGCCTCGCCCAGGGGACCACTCACCGCCGCGAGAAATTCCTCTACCCCCTTGGATGTCGACACGTGCTCCCCTTCTGGTGCCGCGATGTCCGCTGGGGACGAGCCTACCCTGTCACATCCACGCGGGATGGACTCCGTCCATTCTCAAAGCCAATCCCGGCGAAGCCACTTGACGGCGCGTGGCGCCGCATGCAGTGTTCGAAGACATGAATTCCCGCATCGCAACCGCATCCTTCTTCTGGTGGTGGCGCCTCTCCTGAGGTGGCCCCGGCGATTGCGCACACACACAACCCGGAGGCCGCCGACAAGGCGGATCCGGGTTTTGTTTTTCCAGTCCCTCCTTGTCGGTGGTCTCCGTCTGGCCTGACTTGACGGAGCACGACATGAAACTGAGCGACATCACTTCCCGCGACATCATTCTCACCGGCGACCGCACCACCGGTCCGCTGCACCTGGGCCACTATGTGGGCTCGCTGCGCAACCGCGTCATCCTTCAGGACCGCTGCCAGCAATTCCTGCTGCTGGCCGATGCCCAGGCGCTGACCGACAACATGGGCAACTATCTGAAAGTGCGCGACAACGTGCTGCAGGTAGCTCTGGACTACCTCGCCGTCGGCATCGAGCCGCACAAGAGCACTGTCTTCATCCAGAGCCTGGTGCCAGAGCTGACCGAGTTGACCTCCTACTACCTCAATCTGGTGACGGTTTCGCGGCTGGAGCGCAACCCCACCATCAAGGACGAGATCAAACAGCGCGGCTACGAGCGCGACATCCCGGCTGGATTCCTCACCTACCCCGCCGCCCAGGCCGCCGACATCACCGCATTCAAAGCCACGGTCGTGCCAGTGGGGGAAGACCAGATCCCCATGATCGAGCAGACCAATGAAATCGTGCGCCGCTTCAACGCCAGCGTGGAGCAGGCGGTGCTGGTGGAAGCCAGGGCGGTGGTGCCGGAAGTGGGGGCGCGCCTGCCCGGCATCGACGGAATGGCCAAGATGTCCAAGTCGCTGGGCAATACGCTCACCCTGTCAGCCAGCGCCCATGAAATCCGCCAGGCGGTGAGGATGATGTACACCGACCCCCACCATCTGCGCGTCTCCGACCCCGGCCAGGTGGAGGGCAATGTGGTGTTCAGCTATCTGGATGCCTTCCACCCCGATATCGAGCAGGTCGAGCGCCTGAAGGACCACTACCGCCAGGGCGGCCTGGGCGACACGGTGATCAAGAAGCACCTGGAAGAATGCCTGCAGGAACTGCTGGCCCCCATCCGCCAACGCCGCGAGGAATACGCGCGCGACCCGGCCGCCGTGATGGCCATGCTGAAGGAAGGCACCGCTCGCGCACGCCAGGTGGCCGCCGTCACCCTGAGCGAGGTCAGGGCCGCCATGGGGCTGAACTACCCCTGAGCGAACACGGCCGCACGGCGCTGGCGGGT
This is a stretch of genomic DNA from Archangium violaceum. It encodes these proteins:
- a CDS encoding HEAT repeat domain-containing protein, yielding MSQREPLPEEQREAALRNIRGPDRGDIVEAAKLLSADSSTTARLLELLASEEHVEVRQGILYALTWHGDVSLWDLMIRILSDQKEHPKVRGQAAECISYLFEKIETDSKEFKAAVDALQEALKDDSPEVRYCAVNALGSTKYLPIVPVLQGMLRDQTPVEGWLGSVGDEASRAIEWIKRGNSQPPDGIPIGREPADVLDAIRAEVHAGSGGKLFSLLIELELGLCRYDKFPEDAFERYTSLLADPAFWMHEDTWQFVKEVGDSWNLLSSSQRETLRPLLVAHFDKGFNPMGAFVIGELLGGRYGDRAALDALVKLAGVASLPARAFVPHGLGVLARETRNGELRKRAVLVLRHLEKSEIEQVRSEASLALGKIGDGGG
- a CDS encoding RICIN domain-containing protein encodes the protein MCSGTQSQWRVDFLADGSVRLVARHSGKVVDLASCGLADGTDIAQWSWLDNICQRFHLMAP
- a CDS encoding phosphotransferase; translated protein: MTVEDCLPADLRGPTTTVTRIAAGLSGAGVYRVDAAGQSYVLKIASEAEDEADWHRAIHIQRLAADAGLAPRIFHVDETRRAVLTAFVVDRSFVAFFRDPRTHEAALAQLGRTVRRIHSLPLPADMRMREPREFLVQIWKGFLADFALPAFTVGAVQRVLSEEPPASERPLVLGHNDLNPSNLVYDGESILLLDWATAAPMDPFYDLAVLSVFLRMDEGTCLRLLSAYDDKRFTELPNRFIYTRRLAATLAGTMQLYLARQMKHAGATGAETPDSTPSLGEFYQRMMSGALKLGTADGQWAFGLALLKESLAL
- a CDS encoding helix-turn-helix domain-containing protein; amino-acid sequence: MTTPPLPIARFSTEALPEAERFGAWHDAMSALYEVSSSTDAARGRFRARATCIQLGPMILGTMRADALAYERSPARIRSDSLDHFILGLADGEVLIQDLGQPLSLPMGPLSGACIVLPRSMMAQVLPATETLHGARLTGGMARLLLEHTQSLIRAAPALTASQAPQLARATQQVIAACLMPTRATLGGVRPHLQATALVRARRFIELNLTEPDLSSARISAAVGVSRSVLYELFAPFQGVARYILGRRLERIHSALADSGEHRRIADVASEFGLMNEAHFSRVFRKRFGYAPREIRGTGLGRPVQPRARGADAETRSQRLEFPMWVEQLRE
- the trpS gene encoding tryptophan--tRNA ligase; amino-acid sequence: MKLSDITSRDIILTGDRTTGPLHLGHYVGSLRNRVILQDRCQQFLLLADAQALTDNMGNYLKVRDNVLQVALDYLAVGIEPHKSTVFIQSLVPELTELTSYYLNLVTVSRLERNPTIKDEIKQRGYERDIPAGFLTYPAAQAADITAFKATVVPVGEDQIPMIEQTNEIVRRFNASVEQAVLVEARAVVPEVGARLPGIDGMAKMSKSLGNTLTLSASAHEIRQAVRMMYTDPHHLRVSDPGQVEGNVVFSYLDAFHPDIEQVERLKDHYRQGGLGDTVIKKHLEECLQELLAPIRQRREEYARDPAAVMAMLKEGTARARQVAAVTLSEVRAAMGLNYP
- a CDS encoding SIR2 family NAD-dependent protein deacylase is translated as MSTSKGVEEFLAAVSGPLGEALLVVTGAGVSLASGLPTFRGTDPGAVWANDVMEKGTLAFFRRAPEESWLWYLQRFERARGARPNEAHLALAEWERWQERHGREFLLVTQNIDTLHEQAGSRALVKVHGSLDQARCTRRNCANGPPSGTVPMASVDFGPLHADPSRETVPRCPLCRSRLRPHVLWFDELYTEHEAYQFERVLHQARKSSLIVFVGTSFSVGVTARISALALKRRIPVFSIDPAGTQPAPHIQVLAERAEVLLPRVVASSLS